Proteins encoded together in one Lepisosteus oculatus isolate fLepOcu1 chromosome 2, fLepOcu1.hap2, whole genome shotgun sequence window:
- the haus7 gene encoding HAUS augmin-like complex subunit 7, translated as MAVGLKEKQLSQSIYSSLQELDCPLVEGLFLREDESMQELLCTPSLHRLDIFKWICISICPSLNKKLSTFGSSQTNSLIEEMARFGYEMLLCQLDDTDLIKGLAPPLRQLVFLEQLLSLVTVPDLQRHSGNSSSSTSATVSVPEDVSKNTDFLSDVLSSPHLPELLNPSCNPWPSDIRELLFRREPSGKSNRPVSNKTKEGSLKEVSALLQKTNSVLSDIYKECTFLKAEHPNSSGSKGPSMSGQALQVALSDLSQLMSAFSQVYATDFRDYCNREPPQLSSNAHLFLSVHQLLHTCNKELQALHQATDTSRAVVKTVEQRQQARQFWSRGEMHSLPTKLEELKKKYEEFLSLHQRSKDWE; from the exons ATGGCGGTTGGTTTGAAAGAGAAGCAGCTTTCTCAAAGCATTTATAGCTCTTTACAG GAGCTCGATTGCCCGTTAGTAGAAGGACTGTTTCTGAGAGAGGATGAAAGCATGCAAGAGTTGCTTTGCACACCTTCTTTGCATCGCTTGGATATTTTTAAATGGATCTGCATAAG cATATGTCCATCACTGAATAAAAAGTTGTCCACATTTGGTTCATCCCAGACAAATTCACTGATTGAAG AAATGGCCAGATTTGGTTATGAGATGTTGCTGTGTCAGCTGGATGATACAGATTTGATCAAG GGACTGGCTCCTCCTTTGCGTCAGCTAGTGTTCCTGGAACAGCTCCTCAGTTTAGTCACGGTTCCTGACCTGCAGAGACACTCAGGGAATTCCTCTTCATCCACCAG TGCGACAGTGTCTGTACCCGAAGACGTGAGCAAGAATACAGACTTCCTCAGTGATGTTCTTTCCAGTCCACATCTGCCAGAACTGCTAAACCCCTCTTGTAATCCCTGGCCTTCGGACATTCGGGAGCTGCTCTTCAGGAGAGAGCCCTCTGGCAAATC GAATCGCCCTGTGTCCAACAAAACAAAGGAGGGTTCCCTGAAGGAAGTGTCTGCTCTGCTGCAGAAAACCAACTCCGTCCTCAGTGACATTTACAAGGAG TGCACCTTTTTAAAAGCAGAGCATCCCAACAGCAGTGGCAGCAAAGGCCCCAGCATGTCTGGTCAGGCTTTGCAGGTAGCGCTGTCCGATCTCTCCCAGCTGATGTCGGCCTTCAGCCAGGTTTACGCCACAGATTTCCGGGACTACTGCAACAGAGAGCCCCCACAGCTCAGCAGCAATGCACACCTCTTCCTGTCTGTCCACCAGCTACTGCACACCTGCAATAAG GAGCTGCAAGCTCTCCATCAGGCCACAGACACATCCAGGGCCGTGGTAAAGACTGTGGAGCAGCGACAGCAAGCACGACAGTTCTGGAGCAGAGGAGAAATGCACTCCCTGC CTACAAAATTAGAAGAGCTGAAGAAAAAGTATGAAGAATTTTTGTCACTACACCAGAGGTCAAAGGATTGGGAGTAA